The following proteins are encoded in a genomic region of Sulfurovum indicum:
- a CDS encoding DUF4297 domain-containing protein, giving the protein MNNDNPLLASQREKAGSETFGKYLYQYHWALYRVLKEHEEGKEYAVFVELHEDVVLATSLDKNLANFEFSQIKTTKANFTQNSLVKIGKQNSVLGKLIDSSTKQKFADSITKINLVSTGGFNKDFHPKGLDLEDICISDIPVDNMSVLCSEIMKELSLQCFPINLHFITPELPEKGFQDSIIGYISKVVSKLYPDSMTQAEYIYRPLYDELTRKGIVKNDFKEWEELLDKKALTSITVNKVIRQFTKRKDDDKIFRELDEILKELGLNTIQRKSWIKSFERYYLNRIGNKTLHQLDIQKEIEVNINDCNDEISQLIDLCLINLSQNVKEKFNEEKDIKTAIICEFILKDIECKE; this is encoded by the coding sequence ATGAATAATGATAATCCCTTACTTGCTTCACAAAGAGAAAAAGCAGGTTCTGAAACTTTTGGAAAATATTTGTATCAATATCATTGGGCACTTTATCGAGTTTTAAAAGAACATGAGGAAGGAAAAGAATACGCAGTATTTGTAGAATTACATGAAGATGTTGTCTTAGCGACTTCTTTAGATAAAAATCTAGCTAATTTTGAATTTTCTCAAATAAAAACTACAAAAGCAAATTTTACTCAAAATAGCCTTGTTAAAATTGGTAAACAAAATTCTGTTTTAGGCAAATTAATTGATAGTAGTACAAAACAAAAATTCGCAGATTCAATTACAAAGATAAATCTTGTTTCAACGGGAGGATTTAATAAGGATTTTCATCCTAAAGGCTTAGATTTAGAAGATATCTGTATTAGTGATATTCCTGTTGATAATATGTCTGTGTTATGTAGTGAGATTATGAAAGAGCTTTCATTGCAATGTTTTCCTATTAATTTACATTTTATTACTCCCGAGTTACCAGAAAAAGGTTTTCAAGATTCTATAATTGGGTATATATCAAAAGTTGTTTCTAAACTTTACCCAGATTCCATGACACAAGCAGAATATATCTATAGACCATTATATGACGAGTTAACAAGAAAAGGTATTGTTAAAAATGATTTTAAAGAATGGGAAGAGCTTTTAGATAAAAAAGCATTAACTTCTATAACTGTTAATAAAGTTATTAGACAGTTTACGAAGAGAAAAGATGATGATAAAATTTTTAGAGAATTAGATGAAATTTTGAAAGAGTTAGGGTTAAATACTATACAGCGGAAAAGTTGGATAAAGTCTTTTGAAAGATATTATTTAAATCGTATTGGAAATAAAACATTGCATCAATTAGATATTCAAAAAGAAATTGAAGTTAATATAAATGATTGTAATGATGAAATTTCTCAACTGATTGATCTTTGTTTAATAAATTTATCTCAAAATGTCAAAGAAAAATTTAATGAGGAAAAAGATATAAAAACAGCAATTATATGTGAATTTATTTTGAAGGACATAGAATGCAAAGAGTAG